Sequence from the Phragmites australis chromosome 11, lpPhrAust1.1, whole genome shotgun sequence genome:
CACCAGACTACATCAAATCATAAAACTCTCattttatttgattatttttcacCTTCGTAAATATAATGTTTAACCCACTTCTCGAATACCATAGGTGTATACAATAGTAACAATCTATGCACGTCTAACGAGAGCTAACTCGTGGTTTATAATTGATAGTGATAAGCTAACATTTATCACTGTTTATATGCTATAAGATTCAAAATCTAACTTAGTTGAAAAGACCGGGCCagtaaattttattttgtttcctttacTAGCTTGGGTGTGAAAACAAAATCTAGCGCCTGGGCGATCCTAGATTACCCCGAAAGAAAGGGAAACAGAATCCAGAAAATAGAATACCAAAAACACCCCTCCCCTTCTCTTCCCTTCCGTACTTGGCGGCGAGCCGAGGCGAGGCGACCAATCGACGACCCTACTATATCCCTTTCGCCTCCCGGCTCCGCCGAGCAGCACGCACGCCTCCGGAGTCTCCTCCTCCCATCGAAGCGAGGTAAGAAATTCTTCTCCTCTCTTGGATTGGAGTCTGTCCGcgtcctcctcccctcccctcccctcaaCTGAGTCTGGACTGGAGCGGAGTGGAGTGGAGATCAATCGAGACTTGATTGATTTGATCCCTTCTCTTGCTTTGGTGAGGAGCCCTCGATTTCCTGGATGAATTTTCGTTTTGTTTTCGAaagatttttgttttgtttttcggAATCCAAATCTTtcttggaaagaaaaaaaaaatcaaatatttcttGCTGGGATGGATACACCGGTCCGTGCAGTTTGTCGCGGAATTTTCTTTCTTGGATGGTATTCCAGTTCGTCTAGTTTGTTGCAGATTTGTTTGCTGTGCTCCGGGGGTACTAAAACCGCTTTATTTTCCTAAATCTTGCTAAACCCCTAAATTGCCAGGGGTTTTGGTCGCGAGTGAAGAGCTTCAATACTTTTTCTTGGATGGTACTCCAATTCATTCAGTTTGTTCTCGATCGTTTGTCTTTTTGCTTTTTGTAGCATTTTCTCGGAATTTTGTCGCTGATGTCTGTTCACCGTGGAATTGGCAGGCCCCTTGCGTGATCTTGGGCCATTGGTGAAGGCGCAGAGGTTCTTCTGGTCACAGGCACTGAGTTTTTTTTCTGCTCTGTTGCCATGGCCGCGGCTCCAGTGATGAATGGCAACAATAATGACGTTGACAGCAAGGCTCGCAATGTAGTTGTTAAATCCGAAATCGTGGATACGGTAAACGGCGAGGATGACGTGCCTCAGCACACGGTGCCTGCCTGTACTGATCCCATGGTGACATTTGGCTCTCTGGGTAACATGGTTGCTGATGATGTTCAGTTTGCTTATGATGAGCATGGGGACAGCACAGAGTGCTCGAGCTCGTTCAGTGCTTCTTGCTCTGTGTCTGATGACGACATGGAATCAGCCACAAGTGCCATGGAAGTGGATTCACTGTTTCATTCACATATCAATGTGGATGATACCACTGCTGTGCCACATTCGGTCAGGTGAGCATCAGTTATCAGGATCCTTGTACACTTTGAATTCTGTTAATTGTCTTAGTGCAATTAGCATAGTGTTGTTGAAGTAGAGATGCCGTTAGATATTTTTTGTGGACTATCTTAGGAACTTAGATACTTTTTAATCATTGgatgctctaatattttttatttactcTTTACCACATCGCAATGCATGAAACAGGGCCTTCCCACAATTGTGAAAGCATGTGGACTTGTAGCCTTGTAGGTGTCTTTTACTCTTTTTTGTGGAAATAGATAGGCAACTAATTATTTGGGTGTCTTGCACAATACTTCCATTGTGTGATATCTTTTCATGACAATCGGATACTTATGTTTTTATATCTTTTCCTTTTATGACTAATTTGTAAATAAGGTGAATCAtttttcagaaagaaaaaagtgACAGCTGAATGGAGAAAGTTTATTGGCCCAGAAATGTGGCGATGTAAATGGTTAGAGTTGCGTATGAAGGATCTTTTGTCGCAAGTAGCAAAGTATGACAAGGAACTTGCTTTAATCAATCATGAAAAAGATCTGCAGTTGGAGATGATTAAAGCAGATAGTCCTGAATCAGAATGGCCACAAATAGCTCTCCAAAGCCATGAGAGCAATACCATGAAGAGGAGGAAACGGAAAAGACATGAAGACATTATGGACACCTCATTGTACGCTGAAAGGCACCAAATATTATCCTATTACCATGGTCTGTAATCCTGTCCTTTTCATTTGTAAGGCTAGAGAGATTCGTATCTTGTATGAGTATCCATATTCTGAACTGAGTTCATGTTGATACTTGATAACAATGACTTATTGAAATGTTCTGATATTCCAATCTTTTgcagaaaaacaaaagaaaaagaccgAAACAGATGAGGTCTTGGATGATGATGATTCTAACAGTTTAGGTATGTTGGATGGCTGTGTCTGTGCACTCAAGTCGTTGTTGTTTTAAAGTAGAAAGTGTAGTCTTTGTTGTATTCTACATTAAATTTAAAATACAAATACTAGTAATATCCATTGTTAGAAGTAGTGTACATGATTTTTTTGTAAGTGGCCAGATCATTGAATTGTCAAGTGTCAAGGTAGCTGAGTTCAATATATTAATGTAACGTTAAAGGCAAAGTATCAGGTGCGGCACACCCTAGGGTTTAACCGTAATTCCGTAAAAAATGGCTTCAATTGCGGAACCAAATCAACaagaaagttcaagaaaaattTAACGCATAGTCTGTGGCGTGTTATAGTACCCTTGTTTTAGAAGGAAAATGAGATAATTTTATGTAAACAGTAACATTTAACTTATTCTTTCTAGTTATTAGAACTAGATTAAAGAAGTTGAAATGTCTTtgttatctattttgtttaTCTGTTTATTGGAGTATTTGTCTCTTATCAATAGCTAATCATATATATCCTTGATTCCTAATGCAGCTGTTGAGAACACCATAAGAAGTCTTGGTTCAAATGATACATTGCTGGAGTCCAAGGAAAATGATACTATCTTAGAACAATATTCTTTAAGAGACATTCTTTCATCAATTGATGGTATCCAGTCCAGAATCATTAGTCTTCAAAATCATATCAGCGAGGCTCAGAATAATGTAGACCATAGCCAAAAGACTCAAAAGGCTCAGAAAAAGAAGGATATGCATAGTTTCCTTCGAAAAAAGGATATGGGTAGACCACTTGGCGCAGCATCATCTATCTTATCAGATAGATCCACTGATCGTGTAATGGAATATGTGAAGAGAAATATTGTGGAACCTGGTGCTGTTGATATAACACAACAAGATGATGAAATCACAGTTGAGATGCTCTTCGGTGTAGATAATCCCCTAATTGATGCTCGTATTGGAGGGTTATACAAAGAAGTAAGATCATGCTACATAGTGCATAATTATTCTATATTTAGTTAATGTAAATATTTAGTAATGATAAACTTGTATTTCATTTGTCACTTACTGTACTAGATTTTCCAATTTTATTGGTGTATGTCTTTATAATCTTCTTTGAGTATATTGTTAAAAGAATTATATAAAAGTATTTGAGCTCAATCAAATGAGCTGGAATAGGTAGAAGATAACTTAGTTGCTTAAGTACCGTTTAATAATCACAAGGAACAGTGCTGCATCTTTTGAAGCTTGTGTCTAACTTTTGTTGCAAAAGAATGCACATTATTATTCACGATGTTCCTTTGGTGTTTGCTAGATCAACAGTTACTTCATGATTGCAGTTGTGCCATGTTTAGTATTGAACTATATCATTTACATAGTTTGTGAAAAAGGTTGTTGCTACTATCTTCTGGCAGATCCTGTT
This genomic interval carries:
- the LOC133885598 gene encoding uncharacterized protein LOC133885598 gives rise to the protein MAAAPVMNGNNNDVDSKARNVVVKSEIVDTVNGEDDVPQHTVPACTDPMVTFGSLGNMVADDVQFAYDEHGDSTECSSSFSASCSVSDDDMESATSAMEVDSLFHSHINVDDTTAVPHSVRKKKVTAEWRKFIGPEMWRCKWLELRMKDLLSQVAKYDKELALINHEKDLQLEMIKADSPESEWPQIALQSHESNTMKRRKRKRHEDIMDTSLYAERHQILSYYHEKQKKKTETDEVLDDDDSNSLAVENTIRSLGSNDTLLESKENDTILEQYSLRDILSSIDGIQSRIISLQNHISEAQNNVDHSQKTQKAQKKKDMHSFLRKKDMGRPLGAASSILSDRSTDRVMEYVKRNIVEPGAVDITQQDDEITVEMLFGVDNPLIDARIGGLYKESADDVLIDNQAAREEGYWLFERVSQTAETQPELVKNVAGHPSSKEVKTSAQVGDDLVSRTAPIVKLVNKRGPKPKKKHDSTLPRTEDQIEKSHTIHTKKKKTEKDLNNAYIEKTMLVAVDTRRSHRVRKPKIY